The proteins below come from a single Triticum aestivum cultivar Chinese Spring chromosome 5D, IWGSC CS RefSeq v2.1, whole genome shotgun sequence genomic window:
- the LOC123126278 gene encoding uncharacterized protein translates to MVLPIAPGVYLAVKRQRRNPTGASSPTTSAMSRRGQEHRRHFFINGAECKGLKLPFSKGCSFYRCKPGRSGIKCLRLCMALSFVPCPTINLDEVCLVNFCWEQQYQQKR, encoded by the exons ATGGTCCTCCCCATCGCCCCAGGGGTCTACCTCGCCGTGAAGAGGCAGAGGAGAAATCCTACGGGAGCCTCGTCACCAACGACATCTGCAATGTCTCGGAGGGGACAAGAACATCGCCGACATTTTTTTATCAATG GTGCAGAGTGTAAGGGGCTGAAATTACCGTTCAGCAAGGGCTGCAGCTTCTACCGCTGTAAGCCGGGCCGTAGCGGCATCAAGTGCTTGAGATTGT GTATGGCCTTGTCCTTTGTCCCTTGCCCTACTATTAATTTGGATGAAGTGTGTCTGGTGAATTTCTGTTGGGAGCAGCAGTACcaacaaaagcgatga